From one Azospirillum sp. TSH100 genomic stretch:
- a CDS encoding ParB/RepB/Spo0J family partition protein yields the protein MSRSLLGKAAKPAQSATAAARMKDALFGLSRHAPHLVEVPVDRIAPNPNQPRREFDEEDLRGLAASIERHGLQQPIGVRQTADDQWQLVYGERRLRAMRILGRETIFGILFTGDDDEEIAIVENLQRSDLNPLEESDALARLAERHGYSHRQLAEALGRKKTYVTMMLSFQRLAPAIREDYPQLRPTKAKLEALAAIDDQDEQLRAWEKLKRAEAGTPPSPAAPASGPSRREPVSAPAGIASSALPARAAKPVFQARDVLRDLQSKPQPLSDTDRQALADMRAAIDAILAAAGQ from the coding sequence GTGTCGCGTAGTCTTCTCGGCAAGGCAGCCAAGCCGGCGCAGAGCGCCACCGCAGCCGCAAGGATGAAGGACGCCCTGTTCGGCCTCAGCCGCCACGCGCCGCATCTGGTCGAGGTGCCGGTCGACCGCATCGCCCCCAACCCGAACCAGCCGCGCCGCGAGTTCGACGAGGAGGATCTGCGCGGTCTCGCCGCCTCGATCGAACGGCACGGCTTGCAGCAGCCGATCGGCGTGCGCCAGACCGCCGACGACCAATGGCAGCTGGTCTATGGCGAACGCCGCCTGCGGGCGATGCGCATCCTGGGACGGGAGACCATCTTCGGCATCCTGTTCACCGGCGACGATGATGAAGAGATCGCCATCGTCGAGAATCTCCAGCGCAGCGATCTCAACCCGCTGGAGGAATCCGACGCGCTGGCCCGGCTGGCCGAACGGCACGGCTATTCCCACCGCCAGCTGGCCGAGGCGCTGGGCCGCAAGAAGACCTACGTCACCATGATGCTGTCCTTTCAGCGTCTGGCCCCGGCGATCCGCGAGGACTATCCCCAGCTCCGCCCGACCAAGGCGAAGCTGGAGGCGCTGGCCGCCATCGACGACCAGGACGAGCAGCTGCGCGCCTGGGAGAAGCTGAAGCGCGCCGAGGCGGGCACCCCGCCCTCCCCCGCGGCACCCGCCTCCGGCCCGTCCAGGCGGGAACCGGTCAGCGCCCCCGCCGGCATCGCCTCCAGCGCCCTGCCCGCACGGGCTGCCAAGCCGGTCTTCCAGGCCCGCGACGTGTTGCGGGACCTGCAATCGAAGCCGCAGCCGCTGTCCGACACCGACCGTCAGGCGCTCGCCGACATGCGCGCCGCCATCGACGCGATCCTGGCCGCGGCCGGACAGTAG
- a CDS encoding NapC/NirT family cytochrome c, whose product MKPRIPVSLKTAWRTASRPSRTFSLGFLTLGGFIAGVVFWGGFNTALEATNREAFCIGCHEMAANPYEEMKQTIHFTNRSGVRATCPDCHVPHQWTDKIARKMQASKEVWGKIFGTIDTRDKFVAKRRELAEHEWARLKANNSLECRNCHSAGSMDITKQGARAARIHERYLFTGQRTCIDCHKGIAHRLPDMQGVPPGWSEVSDNPQKPIGHWLADGGGEGR is encoded by the coding sequence ATGAAGCCGCGCATCCCGGTGTCGCTGAAGACGGCGTGGCGGACCGCCTCCCGCCCCAGCCGGACCTTCAGCCTCGGCTTCCTGACGCTGGGCGGCTTCATCGCCGGCGTGGTGTTCTGGGGCGGCTTCAACACCGCGTTGGAGGCCACCAACCGGGAGGCCTTCTGCATCGGCTGCCACGAGATGGCGGCGAACCCCTATGAGGAGATGAAGCAGACCATCCACTTCACCAATCGGTCGGGCGTGCGGGCAACCTGCCCCGACTGCCATGTGCCGCATCAGTGGACCGACAAGATCGCCCGGAAGATGCAGGCGTCGAAGGAGGTCTGGGGCAAGATCTTCGGCACCATCGACACCCGCGACAAGTTCGTCGCGAAACGCCGGGAACTGGCCGAGCATGAATGGGCGCGGCTGAAGGCCAACAACTCGCTGGAATGCCGCAACTGCCACAGTGCCGGGTCGATGGACATCACCAAGCAGGGCGCACGGGCGGCGCGCATCCACGAACGGTACCTGTTCACCGGACAGCGCACCTGCATCGATTGTCACAAGGGCATCGCCCACCGCCTGCCCGACATGCAGGGCGTGCCGCCGGGCTGGAGCGAGGTGTCCGACAACCCGCAGAAGCCGATCGGGCATTGGCTGGCCGATGGGGGCGGGGAGGGGAGGTAG
- a CDS encoding nitrate reductase cytochrome c-type subunit: MRPHHLAALAALSVLVPAMLSAQSAEPRRLDSPFRPPVNFVEQNPAPPIPPDVTDDRRVARNYPEQPPVIPHNVRDYQITLNNNQCLTCHSRRFTEAVQAPMVSITHYVDREGQTLGAVSPRRYFCMQCHVPQTTAQPIVPNSFKDLDTLVSRPSDRGDRP; encoded by the coding sequence ATGCGTCCCCATCACCTCGCCGCGCTGGCGGCCCTGTCGGTCCTCGTGCCGGCGATGCTGTCGGCGCAGAGTGCGGAACCGCGCCGGCTGGACTCGCCCTTCCGCCCCCCGGTGAATTTCGTCGAGCAGAACCCTGCCCCGCCGATCCCGCCGGACGTCACCGACGACCGCCGCGTCGCCCGCAACTATCCCGAACAGCCGCCGGTGATCCCGCACAATGTCCGCGACTATCAGATCACGCTGAACAACAACCAGTGCCTGACCTGCCACAGCCGCCGCTTCACCGAGGCGGTCCAGGCGCCGATGGTCAGCATCACCCATTACGTCGACCGTGAGGGCCAGACGCTGGGGGCGGTGTCGCCGCGGCGCTATTTCTGCATGCAGTGCCATGTGCCGCAGACCACGGCCCAGCCGATCGTGCCGAATAGCTTCAAGGATCTGGACACCCTGGTCAGCCGGCCGTCGGACCGGGGGGACCGTCCATGA
- a CDS encoding chaperone NapD, which yields MPTDTERHLASLLLHVNPERQGMVRAAIADMAGTELHIEQPGRMVVTVEGPQEGWIADRMTALHLLDGVFSAVMVFHHIDRAEAVET from the coding sequence ATGCCGACTGATACCGAGCGGCACCTCGCCTCGCTGCTGCTGCATGTGAACCCGGAGCGGCAGGGGATGGTGCGCGCCGCCATCGCCGACATGGCCGGCACCGAACTGCACATCGAGCAACCCGGCAGGATGGTGGTCACCGTCGAAGGGCCGCAAGAGGGCTGGATCGCCGACCGGATGACCGCGCTGCACCTGCTGGACGGCGTGTTCTCCGCAGTCATGGTCTTCCATCACATCGACCGGGCGGAGGCTGTCGAAACCTAA